The sequence ttctctgtctcctgcaaagcaagaatgggttttggctctggagggagcagggttaggaagggcttaagccaagagggtgggtcttctacaaggtcctgccaagtgataatgtaagggagctgatcaagatggcccgccttaggctgagagatgatactcctgactcggtggatggtagggaggtcgaaggtcccctctggtggccatccgacattgaatGTTGGCCACTCACTAGAAcaaaaaaaactgcaaccgaccctttcggacttccagactgaggttgttagctctttccctcacatccttaaagtgatcaatcataatacttagaggagtagtttgagtctgtcccataacgtccgtccagcaagtccacagaacaaaacagagaaacacaaaaacagacaaacagagggcccctagaaagtcttccaactccatggaagcaaaactgcaagctagcttagacctttgaggggattccatgtccctccaaaaccgatgaggggattccacgtccctccaaagacgacggcctcacgccgaccagcgggagcgacccgcctcgtctccgacctttgaggggattccacgtccctccagaagggagaatcggaacgtcttccgaaactcctggcccgtggtcctccagtgcgtccacttagaccgcgtcgggcactaccagaattccagaaatgagctcacacagaaaagacagaacaaacagacactaaccgtggccagtcaggctctccgggtcgggcgtccctcggggttcttggggatcccgggccgagcccccaaatgttatgcccagaattcgtgatccccaaagaccactagggagccgagtccgatgcaaaagcaaagagcctttattcgagctagctcgagctcaatcccctacctgcaccgacgcagcggtgagataccagggaaagagagtttcaaaaggacaaaggttttattggggcttgggcagttggtgaggtaatggctgtggcctcagccgattggctggggaagggtcctggggaagggtccgagtccagttaggcaggtgggggggggttactcaaggggaggaggtgtggtcaaggtgaaggacacagaacaagatggagtcggctggcgtaggcccgccctttcactttCTATGGCTGTGCTCTGCAATTCTGGATCTTCTGTACCTTTGCTGATTCCGAGTGCCTACTGCTGACGGTGATGGCCTTTGATCGGTACAAGGCCATTAGCAACCCCTTGCTCTACACGGTCAACATGTCCAGCAGAGTGTGCTTTCTGCTCATGGCTGGGGTTTACATGGTAGGGCTTGTGGATGCTTCTGCAAATACAATATTAACATGCAGGTTATGTTTCTGTGGATCAAATGTGATCAACCACTTCTTCTGTGATGTCCCACCTCTCCTTTTGTTATCTTGCTCAGATACCCAAGTTAATGAGTTAGTGATATTCACCATTTTTGGCTTCATTGAGCTGATTACCCTTTCAGGGCTCTTTGTGTCTTACTGTTAGATCATCCTGGCAGTGATAAAGATCCGCTCTGCTGAGGGGAGGTTCAAAGCTTTCTCCACCTGCGCCTCCCACTTAACTGCTGTTGCAATTTTCCAGGGAACCCTGCTCTTTATGTATTTCCGGCCAAGTTCTTCCTACTCTCTTGATCAAGACAAAATGACCTCCTTGTTCTACACCCTTGTGATTCCCATGTTAAACCCTGTGATTTATAGCCTGCAGAACAAAGATGTGAAAGAGGCTcggaaaaaacttaaaaatagaaagtggTTTCATTGAAAACTTATATGTACCTATTTTTCTCCCAATCTTACACTATAATTTGTGAagttcaaaattgttttgattaaAGTGGTatgatctaggggtgcctgggtggctcagttggttaagcggttgacttcagctcaggtcatgatcccgcagtttgtgagttcgagccctgcgtcgggctctgtgctaacagctcagagcctggagcctactttggattctgtgtctccctctctctctgctgctgccatgcttgtgctctatctctctctgtctctcaaaaataaataaatgttaaaaaaaaaaaaaggtggtatgATCCAACAAGTATTTATACCATGTTCCTGCCATAACCAAATGTGTCATTTCTTTAGTACCCCATGATTCATTTTATGTCTTGAGCTTATACTTGGTATTCCTTATTTATGGAAAATTTATGGACTCCTAGTTTGCCCAATTTGTGTTTCTACAATCTATTTGTGCATGAATCTAATTTCCTATATGTTAGTGAGAGTTTTCTAAGTACGTAACGCACTTCTATGTGTTTTGTATCTTATGGTGAATCTAACAGTTTTGTGTTAATGAATCTTGTCATCTAATGGAaactgatgaagttttggggtgatggtgggggtccAGAGCTGAAGGTCAAGAAAGGCTTCTTGAAGACGTCCTTTGcacaaaatggtgatttttttttttttttttttttttttttttttttagctcagggacaggacccatgggcaggaagagctgcctggGACCCTGTGGAAATACTAGTtctatacttgggagttgggagagggaggaggggaagtcaAGGGGAAGTTTTCAAAAAgatttcatatgctaaagaaggctcacaggatactggaggccaaACTGTTGTCAAGCttaggttgtttttccctccagcaaagtattaacatcaaGACAGTAGGGAGATCCTGGAGAAActttttactctgccagcctctaATAGTTGTCAATGGACTGCAGTTTATAAGGAGATtgaattttacctgccatttccttcttgcctttgttccccatatcactatGGAGGTGTGATTTTGAGGTTCCAGGAAAGgagtctacaggtttctggaAATTAGGCTATTaataaaattgcctttttcttgtaatctATCAAGacatggagactcatgtcctgcttGACTGTGACCTCcttcagttaaccatttgttttctttcctttcctttgttcttgagtAGCCAGGAGTGCCTgtggaatatcacacatatcccaccttggtgggagggggggtgttAGCTCAATTTTGCCCTGAGCCTGCCTACATAGGCTCTCTCATCAGAAGTGACAAATGTTAATTAAATGATCattcaaattatttataataaactaattatgccataaaataaaaacagaaacaaagcacAATGTTCAATTATAGTGAAGAATGTTGAAAAGTTCTTCCTGGTAATGGGAACAATCTGGGATCTAAAAGATAAGTAGGAATTTGCTGAGAGATGCACTAGATGGAGAAAGCATTCTATGCAGATAGATCAGCAACTAGAGGGTCCCCGGGGGAACAGGACCACATCATTTCTGTGGAACTTAAAGAAAACCAGTATGGCTGGGCTATAGTGCTACCCTTCACAACTCAGTCACTTCCGCCAGGAGCTTTCCTTCCCTCTAGCACTCGCTAAGTTTGGGTCCCATACCACCCTGAGCCTGGGAACTTTGTTGAATCTACTCTCTGTTGCCTAAATCATTACCTTCAATGTGGGGTAATGAATACCCAGAGTTTAAGGAttggatatttttatctctttcctcAAGCCCCACTATAGCATCTgggtaaagaaaaaatgaaaaagatccaAAAAGTTAATTGttattgaatgtttattcatgggaagtaaaagaaaaaatcgCTGAGATCAAGTATGTGCCTTAGATACGTTTTTTGAATCATATATGTAAGCACATAAAGTAGCTGTGGATGCCAAATTCAAGGGAAGGATAAAGACATGCAAATTACTTGGAAAATAATTAACCCAGAGGGCTCTTGCCTGGGTGTTTACCAAGATATTTGCAACTTGGCTCTGCTTTAGTTTGCTGATGATCAAATCACTGAAGTGATTTCTTCAGTAAGTCTGAATAAAAACAGCTTTTGCAGGACCAAAGAAAAGTCAGGGACACTCTTAAATGTTTGCTACAATTACACAACCTGAAAATCACTCAGTCTAGGTCTACCTACGTGCCATTGTAAAGGGCTTCCGTGAAAACATTTCAGATTGCCAGCAAAGCCCAAGTAGGACAATGAGACTCTTCTGTTCTCCAGGGTGATATTTTTTCTGGGATTCTGAGACATGGTAGGGGAAGGTATAAAggtaaaacaaagaagaaacaaaaagaaaaggaacaggggATTCTTCTTTTCGTTAAGATCtctcctcagttttcttatgttttatttttcttaagggtTCCTTATTCTGATCAGGAATGGACATCCCTAAACATAAATGTTACCAGTGATGAACGattagaaaatatgtataatgATAGAAACAATTGGCTCCATACTGGGGAAAATCTGGTTAgggaaatttattaaataaaaagagtaCTAATTCTCACAAGTTGGTAATTGTGTAGCTCTTTCTTAAGAGGCAGCAAATTTAACCTAACTTGAACTCTGCAAACATGCTGGGAACTGGAAAAGGAATGGTAGCAAAATTGGGTCTGAATCTGTACTCTCAGTTCACAGTGATTGTGACCTTCGacaaatcattttccttctttggtcCTCAGTTTCCACTCTGTCAAAAGAGGGCTTTAAACTGAATGATCTTTATATTGTGTATTCCGGATACCACATTTCATGCTTGTACTGATATGATTCTATAAATGCATAATGTATAAACCCGCTTCTATCTTTGGGGAGATCTTAAATATAACAGATGGATGGGACTACAGTACAATCCCAGGCTAATCTGACCTGAAATTGAATTGGCAATGATCGCAGATAGATAGCACTGATTGCAAGAGCCCTCACCCCGTTAAGGTGGACCCATTCAACTGATTTTCTATTCTTCATATTCTTCATTTTAACTTTCAGAGACATCCCATATAAAAGTGAATATCcaacttttatgtatgtatgcatgtatttatttatttatttatttatactttttttgacgtttatttatttttgagagagacagagcatgagcatgagcaggggagggacagagagagagggagacacagaatctgaagcagcctccaagctctgagctgtcagcacagagcctgactcagggcttgaactcaggaactgtgagatcatgacctgagccaaagtcagatgcttaaccgactgaaccacccaggcgctgcttGAATATCCAACTTTATTAGTCATTAGGACAATTATGGACTCTACATAACagctaaaatgaaaatgacagacAATATTACCTATTAGGATGTAGAAACAGACATAGGATTCATTCACTAATAATGTGTAACTCTAGATTGGCATACTGCTTCCGGAAATTGTATGCTAATATTGGGTAAATATaaatttgacacacacacacacacacacacacacacatttcctatTCCTGGTTTTATACACAAGATAAATAAGTGTATCTCCATCAGAAGACATGTGTAAAAATGTTCACATTAATATTggaaatagaggcacctgggtggctcagttgtttgagcatctgacttcggctcagatcatgatctcacatttctcctgagtttgagtcccacagcGGGCTGACTACTGTCATCTCAGGGCCTGCTTCTGAACTTCtgtcctctccttctgccccctcccccactcattcgcATGCaagcactctcactctctctctctcaaaaataaatttaaataaataaataaataaataaataaataaataaataaatacttgctgtcttttcaggggtgcctgggtgacctaACTGGTTCAGTGTCCAAGTCTTtgttttggcttagatcatgatctcactgttagtgagcTCGAGACTCCCTCAGGCTCTGCACCCATAtcgtgaagcctgctttggattctttctctcccccttgtAAAGCCCAAGGTCATGAAACCCCCCCACAGGAGACCACCAGAGTcctaagtcaaagccaagcggcaagggtcgtttattgcaggttcgaacctggacctccgcgcactcgttgccagtgacgctaagaggccccgatcagggttggtacagcgtttttatagacagagacaaattgCATAGGGGAGGCTTCAGATTATggggggcctgattagttgattttaaagtaaggacatttgttgttttctgattgggcgtcctttgtctgtcctttggcgggaaggctttgtcccttACTTgtggtgggagaaaaaaaaggggaaaggggaagggggaaggggaggaatgtgttaagcaagcaagattacagaagcGAGAAAATGCTGGTTAGTAAGTATTTTCATAATCTTAGGGTATAGCAACCTAAGTCTAGAAAAATTTAACCGTGCTCACATCGAACAATAGGCAAgacatacaaaattttaaattcattttctacaccctctctctctgcccctcccctacttgctctctctctccctctctctctcaaaataaatgaataaactttcaaaaaactactgtaataaagcaaatgtgtctttttttaaccTGTAAGCCCTTCTCATACTGTTTTCAGCAACAAGGAGACTTAGTAAACCTGGTTTTCCTTGGTATGGTTAGCATGCGCTGAGCTTATTCCCAAAAGCTCAAGACTCACAGCCATGCAGCTACTTTCTGAAAGAGAGACTTTATAAACAGATAGCTGCCTACATCGATTATTGTGGCACCAGGGAAGGCGTTTAGATACAATTGTTGTCTTCACATGCCTGTCTCTGGTGTCTTGCATTAGAACAgagtaattttctttcattattttcgaAAGCCATCGTCAATGAAATACAAATCCTTTGAGATGTTAATCATCCAATTTTTAATAATCATATGGTCACTAAAACTCAGATTTTAATGGAAGGGTTTGAAGGGAACTTAGAGTAAATGGTTTATGGGGCAGTCAAGTGTAGGAAGGTAAATTTAGGTTCTATCTAAACAGAGTATAACCTGAAGGGGTTTGTCATCCCTGGAGACGGAGAAGCATCTGATGAGAAAATGAGTTTGGGAAGGAGTCATATAAAATGACCAAGTGATGTGAAATGTTGGAGTCTGGTAGGGAAAAGTCAAGACAGACTTCTTGAATTACCTTTCGTGCAAAAggggtggttttattaaagcatggggccAGAACCTGGGGGCAGAAAGATCTGCCCTGGGGTTGTGACCAGTGACTGATTACATACTTTCAAGTTGAGAAGGGGTTAGGGATAATGAAAGTCTCTAAGAAacttggaagcaaggtttccggACCTTGAGGCTAGTCAAATCTTATTCATGAGACCCTTGagatgtatatcagtgggccataagcttggaggaTGCTTGCTAACATAGATTTGGggaggtagagataaaggaagtttccaaaggaatttgtATATGTTAAAGACTTACAGGAACCTAGAGTTTGGCTAATGTCAAactaaggttgccttttgcctctagcaaagtattaacactGAGGCAGCT is a genomic window of Acinonyx jubatus isolate Ajub_Pintada_27869175 chromosome D1, VMU_Ajub_asm_v1.0, whole genome shotgun sequence containing:
- the LOC106986195 gene encoding LOW QUALITY PROTEIN: olfactory receptor-like protein OLF2 (The sequence of the model RefSeq protein was modified relative to this genomic sequence to represent the inferred CDS: substituted 1 base at 1 genomic stop codon), which encodes MDGKNCSSVNEFLLLGISNNPGIKVTLFVTFLIVYLIILIANLGMIMLWIMDSKLHTPMYFFLSHLSFSDLCYSTAIGPRMLVGLITKIKSIPFDGCALQFWIFCTFADSECLLLTVMAFDRYKAISNPLLYTVNMSSRVCFLLMAGVYMVGLVDASANTILTCRLCFCGSNVINHFFCDVPPLLLLSCSDTQVNELVIFTIFGFIELITLSGLFVSYCXIILAVIKIRSAEGRFKAFSTCASHLTAVAIFQGTLLFMYFRPSSSYSLDQDKMTSLFYTLVIPMLNPVIYSLQNKDVKEARKKLKNRKWFH